In Deferribacter desulfuricans SSM1, the following are encoded in one genomic region:
- a CDS encoding UDP-glucose dehydrogenase family protein, with protein sequence MRIAVVGTGYVGLVTGACLAEFGMFVTCVDIDKKKIDMLNNGEIPIYEPGLDVIVEKNSKAGRLKFTTDVAQAVKDNLVIFIAVGTPPKEDGSADLTYVENVARDIAKNMNGYKVVVNKSTVPVGTGQRVKKIIKEIVGDKFRFDVVSNPEFLREGAAVNDFMRPDRIVIGAESDEAVAIMKDIYSAHYLGEAPFVVTNIETAEMIKYASNAFLALKITFINEIANLCDLVGADVHKVAKAMGMDGRISPKFLHPGPGYGGSCFPKDTLALCNIAKEYGYNIKVVDAAIEANERQKLLMVDKILGLLGKEKKEGSLKDVNITILGLAFKPNTDDMRESPSIVIINELLKYGAKIKAFDPIAMENAKSIFGDSIEYSKDEYSAVEGADCLVIVTEWNQFRKLDMEKIKSLMRNHNLADLRNIYEPKKMREIGFNYVCVGRSKI encoded by the coding sequence ATGAGAATTGCGGTTGTTGGCACTGGATATGTGGGCTTGGTTACTGGAGCTTGCTTGGCTGAATTTGGTATGTTTGTAACCTGTGTTGATATAGATAAGAAGAAGATTGATATGTTGAATAATGGTGAAATACCTATTTATGAGCCAGGACTTGATGTTATTGTTGAGAAAAACAGTAAGGCTGGGAGATTAAAATTTACTACCGATGTAGCTCAGGCAGTTAAAGATAATCTTGTTATTTTTATTGCAGTTGGTACCCCACCTAAAGAGGATGGTAGTGCTGATCTTACTTATGTTGAAAATGTGGCAAGAGATATAGCAAAAAATATGAACGGGTATAAAGTGGTAGTAAATAAAAGTACTGTCCCTGTTGGTACAGGTCAAAGGGTTAAAAAGATTATAAAAGAAATTGTGGGTGATAAATTTAGGTTTGATGTGGTTAGTAACCCTGAATTCTTAAGAGAAGGGGCTGCTGTCAACGATTTTATGAGACCAGATAGAATAGTTATTGGTGCTGAAAGTGATGAAGCAGTGGCTATAATGAAAGATATTTATAGTGCACACTATCTTGGAGAAGCACCTTTTGTGGTTACTAATATTGAAACAGCTGAGATGATAAAGTATGCATCAAATGCTTTTCTGGCGTTAAAGATTACATTTATTAATGAAATAGCAAATTTATGTGATCTAGTGGGTGCTGATGTTCATAAAGTAGCAAAAGCGATGGGTATGGATGGAAGAATAAGCCCTAAATTTTTACATCCTGGCCCTGGTTACGGTGGTAGTTGTTTCCCTAAGGATACTCTGGCATTATGCAACATAGCTAAGGAGTATGGCTATAATATAAAAGTTGTTGACGCTGCAATTGAAGCAAATGAGAGGCAAAAGCTTTTGATGGTCGATAAGATTTTGGGACTATTGGGAAAAGAAAAAAAAGAAGGTTCTTTAAAAGATGTCAATATAACAATTTTGGGGCTTGCTTTTAAACCTAATACTGATGATATGAGGGAGTCTCCATCAATAGTTATAATAAACGAATTGTTAAAATATGGTGCAAAGATAAAAGCTTTTGATCCTATTGCAATGGAAAATGCAAAAAGTATATTTGGGGATAGTATTGAATATAGTAAAGATGAATATAGCGCTGTAGAAGGGGCAGATTGCCTTGTAATTGTTACTGAATGGAACCAGTTTAGAAAGCTGGATATGGAAAAAATTAAGAGCTTGATGAGGAATCATAATTTGGCTGATTTACGTAATATTTATGAACCTAAAAAGATGAGAGAAATTGGATTTAATTATGTGTGTGTAGGAAGAAGTAAAATATAA
- a CDS encoding DUF1015 domain-containing protein: protein MVKPFKGVRYNLEKTLLKQVIAPPYDVISPEQKEVLKLRSPYNVVNLILPDGENKYEEAAKKYEMWKKEKILIKDPEPVFYLYEQEYEYEGKKYVRTGFIGLLKLEEYDKGNVFPHEKTLSGPKMDRFNLMKAAKANFSQIFGLYIDRDNFLEKIFSSIKKEMPVASAVNDEKVKNSLWLISDEEMKKSIEQFMKDKKIYIADGHHRYETALKYRDYMRELNGDSPEDIKPYDFVMMMFVNFYDEGLKVFPTHRVVEFNDKIDDFFEKLKRSYKVEKVDDFKVAEKKQKESDVPSFIVYYNGKFAFISILEEEYEKLHPIYRKVDTFVLEETVLKPILGFTDEKLLKKEGIYFVQNMEQIKKLEKEKDVLAFIVKGVDIEVVKEIAENGLVMPQKSTYFYPKLDSGLVFNDLS, encoded by the coding sequence ATGGTAAAACCGTTTAAAGGTGTAAGATACAATTTAGAAAAAACGTTATTGAAGCAGGTTATTGCTCCACCTTATGATGTGATTAGTCCGGAGCAGAAAGAGGTACTAAAACTTAGATCCCCATATAATGTTGTAAATTTGATTTTACCTGATGGTGAAAATAAATATGAAGAAGCAGCTAAAAAGTATGAGATGTGGAAAAAGGAGAAGATATTAATTAAAGATCCTGAGCCTGTTTTTTACCTTTACGAGCAGGAATATGAATATGAAGGTAAAAAGTATGTAAGAACTGGTTTTATAGGTTTACTAAAATTGGAAGAGTACGATAAAGGTAATGTTTTTCCTCATGAAAAGACTTTATCTGGGCCTAAAATGGACAGATTCAATTTAATGAAGGCAGCAAAAGCAAATTTTAGTCAAATTTTTGGTCTTTATATTGATAGAGATAATTTTTTAGAGAAGATTTTTTCCAGCATAAAGAAAGAGATGCCGGTAGCTTCAGCAGTTAATGATGAAAAAGTTAAAAATAGTTTATGGCTGATTAGCGATGAGGAAATGAAGAAAAGTATTGAACAATTTATGAAAGATAAAAAAATCTATATAGCTGATGGACACCATAGGTACGAAACGGCTCTTAAATATAGGGATTATATGCGTGAATTAAATGGTGATTCTCCTGAAGATATAAAACCTTATGATTTTGTTATGATGATGTTTGTGAATTTTTATGATGAAGGTTTGAAGGTATTTCCTACGCATCGTGTTGTTGAATTTAATGATAAAATTGATGATTTTTTTGAAAAATTAAAGAGAAGCTATAAAGTTGAAAAAGTTGATGATTTTAAGGTTGCCGAAAAAAAACAGAAAGAATCAGATGTGCCTTCTTTTATTGTTTATTATAATGGGAAATTTGCTTTTATCTCGATTTTAGAAGAGGAATATGAAAAACTGCATCCGATTTATAGAAAGGTTGATACTTTTGTTTTAGAAGAAACAGTTTTAAAACCAATATTAGGTTTTACTGATGAAAAACTGCTTAAAAAAGAGGGTATATATTTTGTTCAAAATATGGAGCAGATAAAAAAATTGGAAAAAGAGAAAGATGTTTTAGCTTTTATTGTAAAAGGTGTTGATATAGAGGTAGTTAAAGAGATAGCTGAAAATGGCCTTGTGATGCCTCAAAAATCTACATATTTCTATCCTAAACTTGATTCAGGGTTAGTTTTTAACGATCTTTCTTAA
- a CDS encoding Gfo/Idh/MocA family protein: MIRMGLIGLGRMGKYHLNLYDEIPEVKLMGICDINEDEVNKQSKLTGVRGYTDFREMLDSVEAVTIAVPTKYHYEVAKECLLAGKHVLVEKPITTNLEEAKELFEIAKKNDLVLNIGHVERFNGAVMELKKIVNNPYLIESRRVGPFSERMKNDSIILDLMIHDIDIILNILEDEVVDIQALGGSVYSNLSDFASVNIKFKKGTVANIIVSRVTQKKDRTMSIAQEDAFIYLDYTNQDINIYRQGVSQHIFGNKELTYKNEYILERMFVYKDNPLKLEIKNFIDCIDNRSCRVVSVEHELKSLEVALTVDSLLRK; encoded by the coding sequence ATGATTAGGATGGGGTTAATAGGTCTTGGAAGAATGGGGAAGTACCACTTAAATCTTTATGATGAAATCCCTGAAGTAAAATTGATGGGTATTTGTGATATAAATGAGGATGAGGTTAATAAACAATCAAAACTCACTGGTGTTAGAGGGTATACAGATTTTAGAGAAATGTTGGATTCCGTTGAGGCAGTGACAATTGCTGTCCCCACTAAATATCATTATGAAGTTGCTAAAGAGTGTTTATTAGCTGGGAAACATGTTTTGGTTGAAAAGCCTATAACAACAAATTTAGAAGAGGCAAAAGAACTTTTTGAGATTGCTAAAAAGAATGATTTGGTTTTGAATATTGGACATGTGGAAAGATTTAATGGCGCTGTAATGGAATTAAAGAAAATTGTTAATAACCCTTATTTGATTGAGTCAAGGAGAGTAGGGCCTTTTTCTGAAAGGATGAAAAATGATAGTATTATATTAGACCTTATGATACATGACATAGATATTATTTTAAATATATTAGAGGATGAAGTAGTAGATATACAGGCATTAGGTGGCTCTGTTTATTCAAATCTTTCAGATTTTGCATCAGTTAATATAAAGTTTAAAAAAGGGACAGTGGCAAATATCATTGTAAGTAGAGTTACGCAAAAAAAAGATAGAACAATGAGTATCGCTCAAGAGGATGCTTTTATATACCTCGATTATACTAATCAGGATATTAATATTTATAGACAGGGTGTAAGTCAGCATATTTTTGGTAATAAAGAACTAACATATAAAAATGAATACATTCTAGAAAGAATGTTTGTGTATAAAGATAACCCTTTAAAATTGGAAATTAAAAACTTTATTGACTGCATAGACAATAGATCTTGCAGAGTTGTATCGGTTGAACATGAGCTTAAATCATTAGAAGTTGCCCTTACTGTAGATAGCCTGTTGAGAAAGTAG
- the fabZ gene encoding 3-hydroxyacyl-ACP dehydratase FabZ, with amino-acid sequence MDINMIKDILPHRYPFLLVDRVLEMDNETIKALKNVTMNEEFFLGHFPENPVMPGVLIIEALAQAGGILAFQFYSEEEKKNAKVYFMAIDNAKFRKPVIPGDQLMLEVSVVKRKKDVWKLKGEAKVDGAVVCEAEFMAMVQK; translated from the coding sequence ATGGATATTAATATGATTAAAGATATTCTGCCACACAGATACCCATTTTTACTTGTTGATAGAGTGTTAGAAATGGATAATGAGACTATAAAGGCTTTGAAAAATGTGACAATGAACGAAGAGTTTTTTCTTGGACACTTTCCTGAAAATCCAGTAATGCCAGGGGTATTAATAATTGAAGCTTTAGCTCAGGCTGGTGGTATACTTGCATTCCAATTTTATTCTGAAGAAGAAAAAAAGAATGCAAAGGTTTATTTTATGGCTATAGATAATGCTAAATTTAGGAAGCCTGTTATACCTGGTGATCAACTTATGTTAGAAGTCTCCGTTGTAAAGAGGAAAAAAGATGTTTGGAAATTAAAAGGTGAAGCTAAGGTTGATGGTGCAGTTGTTTGTGAAGCAGAATTTATGGCTATGGTGCAAAAATGA
- a CDS encoding prepilin peptidase has translation MDYLFFFILGLIFGSFFNVVISRLPYGKSIISPGSSCPKCGSKIKWYDNIPVISYLLLRGKCRVCGVKISIQYPLVEIITAIITVGLYYKFGLNVYFVQYFVLISLLICAGIIDLITALDNDFETGIIPDEISLGGIPVGIIFGILQKKLIISLIGGLVGFLLLFIPGFVYKLFTGKEGMGGGDIKLFAMIGTFLGYKPLFFILFLSSFVGATIGLFFIYLFKNREYPIPFGPFIGLATIIYIFFGDYIIQTYLKMIA, from the coding sequence ATGGATTATCTATTTTTTTTTATTTTAGGATTAATTTTTGGTAGTTTTTTTAATGTAGTCATAAGCAGATTGCCTTATGGCAAATCAATAATTTCTCCAGGCTCCAGTTGCCCTAAATGTGGTTCAAAAATTAAGTGGTATGATAATATCCCGGTGATTAGTTACCTGTTGCTTAGAGGTAAATGTCGTGTTTGTGGAGTGAAAATCTCGATACAATACCCATTAGTAGAGATAATAACTGCAATTATTACAGTAGGGCTTTATTACAAATTTGGATTAAATGTTTATTTTGTGCAATACTTTGTATTAATTTCTTTGCTAATTTGTGCTGGAATTATTGATTTAATTACTGCATTAGATAATGATTTTGAAACAGGGATAATTCCAGATGAAATTTCTTTGGGAGGGATTCCTGTAGGAATAATTTTTGGTATATTGCAAAAAAAGCTTATTATAAGCTTGATAGGAGGGTTAGTAGGTTTTTTGTTGCTTTTTATACCAGGTTTTGTATATAAGCTTTTTACTGGAAAAGAAGGTATGGGTGGTGGAGATATTAAATTATTTGCTATGATTGGTACATTTTTGGGTTATAAACCACTTTTTTTTATATTGTTTTTGAGTTCATTTGTAGGAGCTACCATAGGGCTTTTTTTTATATATCTATTTAAAAATAGGGAGTATCCAATCCCTTTTGGCCCGTTTATTGGGCTAGCAACAATTATATACATTTTTTTTGGTGATTATATAATCCAGACTTATTTAAAAATGATAGCTTAA
- the tyrS gene encoding tyrosine--tRNA ligase, whose protein sequence is MLPVDEQLKLIKRGTEEIIVEEELKKKIEKSLKEGKPLRVKAGFDPTAPDLHLGHTVLIQKLKHFQDLGHQVIFLIGDFTGMIGDPTGKSETRKALSREEVLKNAETYKEQVFKILDPEKTEVAFNSQWMDKMTSYDMIKLASKYTVARMLERDDFSKRFSTNKPISIHEFLYPLVQGYDSVALRADVELGGTDQKFNLLVGRDLQRDYGQEPQIAITMPILEGLDGVQKMSKSLGNYVGITEDPFTMFSKIMSISDELMFRYYLLLSDKSEDEINRMKSDIENGKLHPMEVKKALAAEIVTRFHSTNDAKEAREKFEKLFSKKEIPDDLPEYTLEKGLKLIDIIKNINFVSSNSEIRRLASQGAIYINGNRVEDIYKIIEDEEFVLKVGKKKFAKIVLK, encoded by the coding sequence TTGTTACCTGTAGATGAGCAGTTAAAGTTGATCAAGAGAGGCACTGAAGAGATTATTGTAGAAGAAGAGTTAAAGAAGAAGATTGAAAAATCGTTAAAAGAAGGTAAACCGTTAAGGGTTAAAGCTGGATTTGACCCTACTGCGCCAGATTTACATCTTGGACATACTGTATTGATACAGAAACTTAAACATTTTCAGGATTTAGGGCATCAGGTTATCTTTTTGATAGGTGATTTTACTGGTATGATTGGAGACCCAACTGGGAAATCGGAAACTAGGAAAGCTCTATCAAGAGAGGAAGTTTTGAAAAACGCAGAGACTTATAAAGAGCAGGTATTTAAAATTTTGGATCCAGAAAAGACAGAAGTGGCATTTAATAGTCAATGGATGGATAAGATGACTTCTTATGATATGATTAAGCTTGCTTCAAAGTATACCGTTGCAAGGATGCTTGAGAGGGATGATTTTTCAAAAAGATTTTCAACTAACAAACCAATAAGCATACATGAGTTTTTATACCCCCTTGTTCAAGGATACGATTCTGTAGCGTTAAGAGCGGATGTTGAGCTTGGTGGAACTGATCAAAAGTTTAACCTTTTAGTAGGAAGGGACTTACAGAGAGATTATGGCCAAGAACCTCAAATTGCAATAACTATGCCCATATTGGAGGGCTTAGACGGTGTTCAAAAGATGAGTAAATCGCTAGGTAATTATGTGGGGATTACAGAAGATCCTTTTACCATGTTTAGCAAGATAATGTCTATTTCTGATGAGCTAATGTTTAGATATTATCTTTTGTTGTCTGATAAAAGTGAAGATGAAATAAATAGGATGAAAAGTGATATAGAAAATGGAAAGCTGCACCCTATGGAAGTAAAGAAAGCTCTTGCAGCTGAGATTGTTACAAGATTCCATAGCACAAACGATGCTAAAGAGGCTAGAGAAAAGTTTGAAAAGCTTTTTAGTAAAAAAGAGATCCCAGATGACTTGCCTGAATATACTTTAGAAAAAGGTTTGAAACTTATAGATATTATAAAAAATATAAATTTTGTTTCATCAAATAGTGAGATAAGAAGATTGGCATCCCAGGGTGCTATTTATATAAATGGGAATAGGGTAGAAGATATATACAAGATTATTGAGGATGAAGAGTTTGTATTGAAGGTTGGTAAGAAGAAGTTTGCTAAAATTGTTTTGAAATGA
- a CDS encoding chemotaxis protein CheX, whose amino-acid sequence MKAEHINPFIESTLSVFETMLGIKPKKKSVGLKKGDEPSYDISGVIGLTGQAVGSVVVSFPESLALKVVSKFIGEEKVDIDDDVIDAVGELINMIAGGAKKIFTDRGLKFKISIPNVITGKGHKIKRPSNVPCIAVFFEIDGEIFAIEVSLKENNQ is encoded by the coding sequence ATGAAAGCTGAGCATATTAATCCATTTATAGAGTCAACGTTATCTGTTTTTGAGACAATGCTTGGTATAAAACCTAAAAAGAAATCAGTGGGGTTGAAAAAAGGTGATGAGCCAAGTTACGATATCTCAGGTGTTATTGGTTTGACTGGTCAGGCTGTTGGTTCTGTGGTTGTAAGTTTTCCTGAATCTTTGGCTTTAAAAGTAGTTTCTAAATTCATTGGAGAAGAAAAGGTAGATATTGATGATGATGTTATAGATGCAGTTGGAGAACTTATAAATATGATTGCGGGTGGAGCTAAAAAAATTTTTACTGATAGAGGATTAAAATTCAAAATATCTATACCAAATGTGATAACTGGTAAAGGACACAAAATAAAAAGGCCTAGTAATGTCCCTTGTATTGCTGTTTTTTTTGAAATTGACGGTGAAATTTTTGCAATCGAGGTATCTCTAAAAGAGAATAATCAATAA
- a CDS encoding LpxI family protein, with product MKTAVLAGYGNLPLIAINNLKAMGHEVVTIAFNEEINTDLSGVSDKIYKFSVGQAKKVLDTLEKERVESVLFAGKINKSLLYSNLKFDMFSVKLLMSLKDRKDDTIMLKIVELLEERGITVLKQTDVFKDLLVEEGVLTKMKPTGQEMEDILFGFKVAKEIGRVDIGQTVVVKNKAVMAVEAIEGTDEAIKRGCKYAKNGGVIVKVSKPCQDLRFDVPTVGIDTLKNIKDNKGKILALEANKTFVVDKDECVKFANKNKIVIVGIRGEDES from the coding sequence ATGAAAACTGCAGTTTTAGCCGGTTATGGCAATTTACCTTTAATTGCGATTAATAACCTAAAAGCTATGGGACACGAGGTTGTAACCATAGCATTTAATGAAGAGATAAATACTGATTTAAGTGGAGTTTCCGATAAGATTTACAAATTTAGTGTTGGACAAGCCAAAAAGGTATTGGACACCCTAGAAAAAGAACGTGTTGAATCAGTACTATTTGCAGGTAAAATAAATAAGTCATTGTTGTATAGCAACTTAAAGTTTGATATGTTTTCAGTTAAGCTTCTTATGAGCTTAAAGGATAGGAAAGATGATACAATAATGCTGAAAATTGTGGAGTTATTGGAAGAAAGAGGGATTACTGTATTAAAGCAGACAGATGTTTTTAAAGATTTATTGGTAGAAGAAGGTGTTTTGACGAAAATGAAACCTACTGGGCAAGAGATGGAAGATATCTTGTTTGGTTTTAAAGTGGCAAAAGAGATAGGCAGAGTTGATATTGGGCAAACTGTAGTTGTAAAAAATAAAGCTGTAATGGCTGTTGAAGCCATTGAGGGGACTGATGAGGCGATAAAAAGAGGGTGTAAATATGCAAAAAATGGTGGAGTTATTGTAAAAGTATCAAAACCTTGTCAAGATCTAAGGTTTGATGTCCCCACCGTAGGTATTGACACATTGAAAAATATAAAAGATAATAAAGGTAAAATACTGGCTTTAGAAGCAAACAAGACTTTTGTAGTAGATAAGGATGAATGTGTAAAGTTTGCAAATAAAAATAAAATTGTGATTGTTGGGATAAGGGGTGAAGATGAAAGCTGA
- the lpxD gene encoding UDP-3-O-(3-hydroxymyristoyl)glucosamine N-acyltransferase: protein MKLSEIAKHLKADFCGEDVEVLDVASVDFPKDKSITFIGKSNLIDKLDKNSGFVAAIVDAKLKEAKIPLPYIFVDDLKFAIKTVIDLFYPDENVEHYISNHAILGDIFVESPVYIGDFTKIDDGVKIGKNSFIDGGVKIGKNVRIGKNCKIYSNVVIYSDVQIGDNVIIHAGSVIGSDGFGYVNTPTGHLKIKQVGSVLIEDDVEIGANCTIDRGTLGNTIIGEGTKIDNLVQIGHNVKIGKYCIIVSQAGIAGSSEIGDFVIIGGQSGVADHVKIPSGTIIASRAGVPGNVKKPGVYSGSPIMEHKKWLKMNVILKNLDKYLK from the coding sequence ATGAAGTTAAGTGAAATTGCTAAACATTTAAAAGCAGATTTTTGTGGTGAAGATGTAGAAGTATTAGATGTTGCATCGGTTGATTTTCCAAAGGATAAAAGTATAACGTTTATTGGGAAATCTAATCTTATTGATAAACTTGATAAAAATAGTGGTTTTGTGGCTGCAATTGTAGATGCAAAACTAAAAGAGGCAAAGATCCCATTGCCTTATATCTTTGTTGATGACTTAAAATTTGCTATTAAAACAGTAATTGATCTCTTTTATCCAGACGAGAATGTGGAACATTATATTTCTAATCATGCTATCTTAGGAGATATTTTTGTTGAGTCTCCAGTTTACATTGGTGATTTTACAAAAATTGATGATGGTGTGAAAATTGGTAAAAATAGCTTTATTGATGGTGGGGTTAAAATAGGCAAAAATGTAAGAATTGGGAAGAATTGTAAAATATATTCAAATGTAGTAATATATTCAGATGTGCAGATCGGTGATAATGTTATTATCCATGCTGGAAGCGTAATTGGTAGTGATGGGTTTGGTTATGTGAATACTCCAACTGGACATTTAAAAATCAAACAGGTGGGTTCAGTTTTAATTGAAGATGATGTGGAGATTGGAGCTAATTGTACTATTGATAGAGGGACACTTGGCAACACAATAATAGGTGAAGGGACAAAAATCGACAATTTAGTACAAATTGGACATAATGTTAAAATAGGTAAATATTGTATTATTGTATCTCAGGCTGGTATTGCTGGTAGTTCTGAAATTGGAGATTTTGTGATTATTGGTGGACAGTCTGGGGTAGCAGATCATGTTAAAATACCTTCAGGGACAATTATTGCTTCTAGAGCTGGGGTCCCTGGTAACGTGAAAAAGCCTGGAGTATATTCTGGAAGCCCAATAATGGAACATAAAAAATGGTTAAAGATGAATGTAATTTTAAAGAATTTAGATAAATATTTGAAGTGA
- the lpxA gene encoding acyl-ACP--UDP-N-acetylglucosamine O-acyltransferase produces the protein MIHKTAVIDKSSEVSSKADIGPNVFIGKNCIIHDNVKIGFGAVIEENTEIKEGTVISPNAHLGGAPQDISYKGEDTKLIVGKNCVIREFVTIHRASTKEDWTTVVGDNCFIMANSHIAHDCKLGNNIILTSYSGLAGHIHVGDMAVISGFVAVHQFVRIGKMAMIGGMSRITMDVPPFTLVEGSPAVIHGLNVVGLRRRGVSSDVRNELKRLLKIFLDKSLTKNEALNEMSQLVKSDEGLEFVEFLKESKRGVIRR, from the coding sequence ATGATACATAAAACAGCAGTTATAGATAAAAGTTCCGAAGTTTCTTCAAAAGCAGATATTGGACCAAATGTTTTTATAGGGAAAAATTGTATAATACATGATAATGTAAAGATAGGTTTTGGTGCTGTTATAGAAGAGAATACTGAGATCAAAGAAGGGACAGTTATCTCTCCAAATGCTCATTTGGGTGGAGCTCCTCAAGACATAAGCTATAAAGGTGAAGATACAAAGCTTATAGTTGGCAAAAATTGTGTTATTAGGGAGTTTGTAACAATACACCGTGCCTCAACAAAGGAGGATTGGACAACAGTTGTTGGAGACAACTGTTTTATAATGGCAAATTCTCATATAGCTCATGATTGCAAACTGGGTAATAATATTATTTTAACAAGTTATTCAGGATTGGCTGGTCATATTCATGTGGGTGATATGGCTGTAATATCGGGCTTTGTAGCTGTTCATCAATTTGTCAGGATTGGTAAAATGGCAATGATTGGTGGGATGAGCAGAATCACTATGGATGTTCCGCCTTTCACTTTGGTGGAGGGAAGTCCAGCAGTAATTCATGGTTTAAATGTTGTTGGACTTAGAAGAAGAGGTGTAAGTTCTGATGTAAGGAATGAATTAAAAAGGCTTTTGAAAATATTTCTTGATAAATCGTTAACAAAAAATGAAGCTCTCAATGAGATGTCACAACTTGTAAAAAGTGATGAGGGGTTGGAGTTTGTTGAATTTTTAAAAGAATCTAAAAGAGGTGTCATCAGGAGATAA